From Leptodactylus fuscus isolate aLepFus1 chromosome 11, aLepFus1.hap2, whole genome shotgun sequence, one genomic window encodes:
- the LOC142184547 gene encoding lysine-specific demethylase 5C-like isoform X7 translates to METEDFIPPPECPVFEPTWEEFADPLGYIARIRPIAEKSGICKIRPPVDWQPPFAVEVDNFRFTPRIQRLNELEAETRVKLNYLDQIAKFWEIQGSSLKIPNVERRILDLYSLNKIVQEEGGYEPICRERRWARVAQRMGYPSGKNLGSLLRSHYERIIYPFHMYQSGANLVDCGERPRYDSEEKDKEYKPHSIPLRQSVQPSKITSYGRRAKRLTQEPEPTEEDIEKNPELKKLQIYGAGPKMMGLGLMAKDKNLRKKETDIPECPPTLVVKEEVNIDSREYGEYHPHIKRERSLSPEPCTKMTMRLRRNNSSAQFMDTYVCRICSRGDDDEKLLLCDGCDDNYHTFCLLPPLPEPPKGIWHCPKCVIAECKRPPEAFGFEQATREYTLQSFGEMADTFKADYFNMPVHMVPTELVEKEFWRLVNSIEEDVTVQYGADIHSKEFGSGFPMLDGKTELTPEEEAYATSGWNLNVMPVLEQSVLCHINADISGMKVPWLYVGMVFSAFCWHIEDHWSYSINYLHWGEPKTWYGVPSSAAEQLEEVMKKLTPELFESQPDLLHQLVTLMNPNTLMAHGVPVVRTNQCAGEFVITFPRAYHSGFNQGYNFAEAVNFCTADWLTAGRKCIEHYRRLRRYCVFSHEELMCKMAACPERLDLSLAAAVHKEMLILVQEERRLRKSLMERGITEAEREAFELLPDDERQCQKCKTTCFLSALACYNCPQGLVCLYHIDDLCQCPAARQYLRYRYTLDELPAMLYKLKIRAESFDTWANKVRRALELQNGAKIAELEQLQVLAKEASDKRFAENEMLHELKGTIKEADSCISEAQKVLGAPQPSRTNSTVVSLDSLHKLIRRIQALPCALDQLAPLQELLEKAEVLQKEAKNCLQSLPDSAPQMQELLERCDAFGVQLPEAVQLARHLRQGQWLSRVRAALVAGRSGTLQEMRALLQEAGEVAESPAVEKARSELQELISIALRWEEKAQMCLEARQKHPPATLEAIIKEAENIPVQLPNTISLKEALCKARAWSADVDEIQNGDHYPCLDDLEGLVAVGRDLPVKMDELHQLEVQVAAAHSWRDKATKTFLKKNSSYSLLEVLCPSADVSSGTGKRSQWRKEREHGLYRSDIESLGLSAQDLRDPGCIVLAFKEGEQKEKAGILRLRTMNSSLERGCVCVCGEPPGELMLRCELCQDLFHGLCVPGPRLSSHRVAHASPSLAWWEWDSRFLCPLCVRSRRPRLQTILSLLVALQKLSVRLPEGEALQCLTERAMSWQDRARRVLATPEIANAATTLAERRQRLQNSKDPQALRETTRNEQNPVPHENGDGHSENGTCVMPDLDAMAALLPRIDRTSVLDISIGSRALLEDLMLEGDLLEVTLEEELTISRLLLASQTPPVERLRTLIEIERCERKTSRLKGKDHEKKKKRRSERAEGGYLPPTLQKEELGPKRSRSDRSQDLTAEKESPRKVGAESNQNGEQRL, encoded by the exons GATTGGCAGCCGCCGTTTGCCGTTGAAGTTGATAACTTTCGTTTCACCCCTCGGATTCAGAGACTTAATGAGTTAGAG gcagaaaccagaGTCAAGCTAAATTACTTGGACCAAATTGCCAAGTTCTGGGAGATCCAGGGATCATCTCTAAAAATTCCAAATGTAGAGCGAAGAATCCTGGACCTCTACAGCCTCAACAAG attgtgcaggaggagggtgGCTATGAACCAATTTGCAGGGAGAGGAGATGGGCTCGCGTGGCACAACGCATGGGTTATCCCTCAGGAAAAAACCTTGGCTCCCTGTTGAGATCCCATTATGAACGTATTATATACCCCTTTCATATGTACCAGTCAGGAGCAAACTTGGTG GATTGTGGCGAACGACCACGATATGACAGCGAGGAAAAAGATAAGGAGTATAAACCGCATAGTATACCATTGCGGCAGTCTGTGCAACCTTCCAAAATCACCAGCTACGGGCGACGAGCCAAACGGCTGACTCAAGAG CCAGAGCCCACCGAAGAAGATATAGAAAAGAACCCAGAGCTGAAAAAGCTTCAAATTTATGGCGCAGGCCCAAAAATGATGGGACTTGGCTTAATGGCAAAAGATAAAAACCTTCGTAAGAAAG AAACTGATATTCCTGAGTGCCCACCAACGTTGGTGGTGAAGGAGGAGGTTAACATAGATTCAAGAGAGTATGGAGAATACCATCCACATATAAAGCGGGAGAGGTCACTCAGTCCTGAACCCTGCACCAAGATGACTATGAGGCTCCGAAGAAATAATAGCAGTGCCCAGTTT ATGGATACCTACGTCTGTCGTATCTGCTCCCGTGGAGATGACGATGAGAAATTACTACTTTGTGATGGATGCGATGACAACTATCATACTTTCTGTTTGCTACCCCCATTACCAGAACCTCCAAAAGGCATTTGGCATTGTCCTAAATGTGTCATTGCA GAATGTAAGAGACCCCCTGAAGCTTTTGGCTTTGAGCAGGCCACTCGAGAGTATACATTACAGAGCTTTGGGGAAATGGCCGATACATTCAAGGCGGATTACTTCAACATGCCAGTTCAT ATGGTACCTACAGAGCTGGTGGAGAAGGAGTTCTGGCGCCTGGTGAACAGTATAGAAGAGGATGTGACTGTACAGTACGGAGCAGATATTCACTCCAAAGAATTTGGCAGTGGCTTCCCAATGCTTGATGGCAAAACCGAGTTGACTCCAGAGGAGGAG GCGTATGCCACAAGTGGCTGGAACTTGAATGTTATGCCAGTGCTTGAGCAGTCTGTCTTGTGTCACATCAATGCTGACATCTCTGGGATGAAGGTGCCCTGGCTGTATGTGGGCATGGTGTTCTCTGCTTTCTGTTGGCATATTGAGGATCACTGGAGCTATTCCATCAACTACCTGCACTG GGGAGAGCCCAAGACCTGGTATGGGGTGCCGTCTTCTGCTGCTGAACAACTTGAAGAGGTTATGAAGAAGTTGACTCCAGAACTCTTTGAAAGTCAGCCCGATCTTCTTCACCAGCTGGTCACACTCATGAACCCCAACACCTTGATGGCACATGGGGTGCCG GTTGTGCGGACAAACCAATGCGCTGGAGAATTTGTAATTACCTTTCCGAGAGCTTATCACAGTGGCTTCAACCAGGGTTACAACTTTGCTGAGGCAGTCAATTTCTGCACTGCTGACTGG CTTACAGCCGGCCGAAAATGTATTGAACATTACCGGAGGCTCCGGCGATACTGCGTCTTCTCCCATGAAGAGCTAATGTGCAAGATGGCTGCATGTCCGGAGAGACTGGACCTCAGTTTGGCTGCTGCAGTGCACAAGGAGATGCTTATTCTGGTGCAGGAAGAACGGAGACTGCGCAAGTCCTTGATGGAGCGAGGCATTACAGAGGCTGAGCGGGAAGCCTTCGAGTTGCTCCCTGATGATGAAAGGCAGTGTCAGAAGTGCAAGACCACCTGCTTTCTTTCTGCATTGGCATGCTATAATTGTCCTCAAGGCCTTGTGTGCCTGTATCACATTGACGACTTGTGCCAGTGCCCAGCAGCCCGTCAGTATCTCAG GTACCGCTACACTCTTGATGAGTTGCCAGCCATGTTATACAAGTTAAAAATTCGGGCTGAATCCTTTGACACTTGGGCAAACAAAGTAAGACGGGCCTTGGAGCTTCAGAACGGTGCTAAAATAG CAGAACTGGAACAGCTGCAGGTTCTTGCAAAAGAAGCTTCTGACAAAAGGTTTGCGGAGAATGAGATGCTTCATGAACTAAAAGGCACTATTAAAGAGGCCGACTCTTGCATCAGTGAGGCCCAGAAGGTTCTTGGTGCTCCTCAGCCTTCAAG gaCTAATTCTACAGTAGTGTCTCTGGACAGTTTGCATAAGCTCATACGACGTATCCAAGCTCTTCCATGTGCCCTGGATCAGCTGGCGCCACTACAG GAACTTCTGGAAAAGGCTGAGGTATTACAAAAGGAAGCAAAGAATTGCTTACAGTCTCTCCCAGACAGTGCGCCCCAGATGCAGGAGTTGTTGGAGCGCTGTGATGCTTTTGGTGTGCAGTTGCCTGAAGCTGTACAGCTGGCAAGGCATTTGCGTCAAGGGCAGTGGTTATCGCGGGTACGAGCAGCCCTCGTTGCAGGACGTTCGGGCACGCTCCAGGAGATGCGGGCATTGTTACAAGAAGCTGGTGAAGTGGCTGAAAGCCCTGCAGTGGAGAAGGCTCGTAGTGAGCTGCAAGAACTCATCTCCATTGCGCTCCGCTGGGAAGAAAAGGCTCAGATGTGCTTAGAAGCAAG GCAGAAGCATCCGCCTGCAACTCTTGAGGCAATCATTAAGGAAGCGGAGAACATTCCAGTACAACTTCCCAATACAATAAGTTTAAAGGAGGCCCTCTGCAAGGCCCGAGCCTGGAGTGCCGATGTGGACGAGATTCAG AATGGAGATCACTATCCCTGCCTCGATGACTTGGAGGGACTGGTTGCTGTGGGTCGAGACCTCCCAGTGAAAATGGATGAACTTCATCAATTGGAAGTGCAAGTGGCCGCAGCTCATTCCTGGCGGGACAAAGCAACGAAAACCTTCCTGAAGAAGAACTCTTCTTATAGTCTTCTAGAG GTGCTGTGCCCAAGTGCGGATGTTTCTTCAGGTACTGGCAAGAGGTCCCAGTGGAGGAAAGAGCGAGAACATGGCTTGTATCGATCTGATATAGAGAGCCTGGGGCTGTCCGCACAAGATCTGCGGGATCCTGGGTGCATT GTCCTGGCCTTTAAAGAAGGAGAGCAGAAGGAGAAGGCAGGAATTCTAAGACTACGGACTATGAACTCCTCGCTGGAGAGAGGTTGTGTCTGCGTGTGTGGAGAACCTCCCGGGGAGCTTATGCTGCGCTGTGAGCTTTGCCAGGACTTGTTTCATGGGCTGTGTGTACCTGGGCCCAGACTTTCTTCTCATCGTGTGGCACATGCTTCGCCATCTCTGGCATGGTGGGAATGGGACAGTCGGTTTCTGTGTCCACTCTGTGTGCGCTCACGGCGGCCACGGCTTCAGACTATACTTTCTTTGTTGGTTGCTCTTCAGAAACTGTCAGTGCGCTTACCGGAAGGAGAAGCACTACAGTGTTTAACTGAGAGAGCAATGAGCTGGCAGGATCGAGCGCGCAGGGTACTGGCAACACCAGAAATAGCCAACGCTGCTACAACACTGGCGGAGAGAAGACAGCGGTTACAAAATTCTAAGGACCCACAGGCACTAAGGGAGACGACACGTAATGAGCAGAACCCT GTTCCCCATGAAAATGGAGATGGTCATTCAGAGAATGGCACGTGTGTGATGCCAG ATCTAGATGCCATGGCAGCCCTGCTCCCACGTATCGACAGGACGTCAGTTCTGGATATTTCTATTGGGTCTCGAGCTTTGCTGGAGGACCTCATGTTGGAAGGGGACCTACTTGAAGTGACACTTGAAGAAGAACTTACTATTTCGAGGCTACTACTAGCATCACAGACGCCGCCGGTGGAGAGACTGCGGACATTGATAGAG ATAGAACGGTGTGAGCGAAAAACCAGTCGACTGAAAGGAAAAGACcatgaaaagaagaaaaagagaagGAGTGAGAGGGCAGAAGGAGGTTACCTGCCCCCAACACTCCAGAAAGAGGAGCTGGGACCAAAGAGAAGCCGCAGCGACCGATCTCAGGACCTGACGGCAGAGAAGGAGAGTCCGAGGAAAGTTGGTGCTGAAAGTAATCAGAATGGAGAG
- the LOC142184547 gene encoding lysine-specific demethylase 5C-like isoform X3: METEDFIPPPECPVFEPTWEEFADPLGYIARIRPIAEKSGICKIRPPVDWQPPFAVEVDNFRFTPRIQRLNELEAETRVKLNYLDQIAKFWEIQGSSLKIPNVERRILDLYSLNKIVQEEGGYEPICRERRWARVAQRMGYPSGKNLGSLLRSHYERIIYPFHMYQSGANLVDCGERPRYDSEEKDKEYKPHSIPLRQSVQPSKITSYGRRAKRLTQEDPDSSDPATQSSSRPPETSPPWPEPTEEDIEKNPELKKLQIYGAGPKMMGLGLMAKDKNLRKKETDIPECPPTLVVKEEVNIDSREYGEYHPHIKRERSLSPEPCTKMTMRLRRNNSSAQFVRPLMDTYVCRICSRGDDDEKLLLCDGCDDNYHTFCLLPPLPEPPKGIWHCPKCVIAECKRPPEAFGFEQATREYTLQSFGEMADTFKADYFNMPVHMVPTELVEKEFWRLVNSIEEDVTVQYGADIHSKEFGSGFPMLDGKTELTPEEEAYATSGWNLNVMPVLEQSVLCHINADISGMKVPWLYVGMVFSAFCWHIEDHWSYSINYLHWGEPKTWYGVPSSAAEQLEEVMKKLTPELFESQPDLLHQLVTLMNPNTLMAHGVPVVRTNQCAGEFVITFPRAYHSGFNQGYNFAEAVNFCTADWLTAGRKCIEHYRRLRRYCVFSHEELMCKMAACPERLDLSLAAAVHKEMLILVQEERRLRKSLMERGITEAEREAFELLPDDERQCQKCKTTCFLSALACYNCPQGLVCLYHIDDLCQCPAARQYLRYRYTLDELPAMLYKLKIRAESFDTWANKVRRALELQNGAKIAELEQLQVLAKEASDKRFAENEMLHELKGTIKEADSCISEAQKVLGAPQPSRTNSTVVSLDSLHKLIRRIQALPCALDQLAPLQELLEKAEVLQKEAKNCLQSLPDSAPQMQELLERCDAFGVQLPEAVQLARHLRQGQWLSRVRAALVAGRSGTLQEMRALLQEAGEVAESPAVEKARSELQELISIALRWEEKAQMCLEARQKHPPATLEAIIKEAENIPVQLPNTISLKEALCKARAWSADVDEIQNGDHYPCLDDLEGLVAVGRDLPVKMDELHQLEVQVAAAHSWRDKATKTFLKKNSSYSLLEVLCPSADVSSGTGKRSQWRKEREHGLYRSDIESLGLSAQDLRDPGCIVLAFKEGEQKEKAGILRLRTMNSSLERGCVCVCGEPPGELMLRCELCQDLFHGLCVPGPRLSSHRVAHASPSLAWWEWDSRFLCPLCVRSRRPRLQTILSLLVALQKLSVRLPEGEALQCLTERAMSWQDRARRVLATPEIANAATTLAERRQRLQNSKDPQALRETTRNEQNPVPHENGDGHSENGTCVMPDLDAMAALLPRIDRTSVLDISIGSRALLEDLMLEGDLLEVTLEEELTISRLLLASQTPPVERLRTLIEIERCERKTSRLKGKDHEKKKKRRSERAEGGYLPPTLQKEELGPKRSRSDRSQDLTAEKESPRKVGAESNQNGERL, from the exons GATTGGCAGCCGCCGTTTGCCGTTGAAGTTGATAACTTTCGTTTCACCCCTCGGATTCAGAGACTTAATGAGTTAGAG gcagaaaccagaGTCAAGCTAAATTACTTGGACCAAATTGCCAAGTTCTGGGAGATCCAGGGATCATCTCTAAAAATTCCAAATGTAGAGCGAAGAATCCTGGACCTCTACAGCCTCAACAAG attgtgcaggaggagggtgGCTATGAACCAATTTGCAGGGAGAGGAGATGGGCTCGCGTGGCACAACGCATGGGTTATCCCTCAGGAAAAAACCTTGGCTCCCTGTTGAGATCCCATTATGAACGTATTATATACCCCTTTCATATGTACCAGTCAGGAGCAAACTTGGTG GATTGTGGCGAACGACCACGATATGACAGCGAGGAAAAAGATAAGGAGTATAAACCGCATAGTATACCATTGCGGCAGTCTGTGCAACCTTCCAAAATCACCAGCTACGGGCGACGAGCCAAACGGCTGACTCAAGAG GATCCTGACAGCTCAGATCCTGCCACACAAAGTTCCTCTCGGCCCCCAGAAACATCACCACCCTGG CCAGAGCCCACCGAAGAAGATATAGAAAAGAACCCAGAGCTGAAAAAGCTTCAAATTTATGGCGCAGGCCCAAAAATGATGGGACTTGGCTTAATGGCAAAAGATAAAAACCTTCGTAAGAAAG AAACTGATATTCCTGAGTGCCCACCAACGTTGGTGGTGAAGGAGGAGGTTAACATAGATTCAAGAGAGTATGGAGAATACCATCCACATATAAAGCGGGAGAGGTCACTCAGTCCTGAACCCTGCACCAAGATGACTATGAGGCTCCGAAGAAATAATAGCAGTGCCCAGTTTGTACGTCCGCTT ATGGATACCTACGTCTGTCGTATCTGCTCCCGTGGAGATGACGATGAGAAATTACTACTTTGTGATGGATGCGATGACAACTATCATACTTTCTGTTTGCTACCCCCATTACCAGAACCTCCAAAAGGCATTTGGCATTGTCCTAAATGTGTCATTGCA GAATGTAAGAGACCCCCTGAAGCTTTTGGCTTTGAGCAGGCCACTCGAGAGTATACATTACAGAGCTTTGGGGAAATGGCCGATACATTCAAGGCGGATTACTTCAACATGCCAGTTCAT ATGGTACCTACAGAGCTGGTGGAGAAGGAGTTCTGGCGCCTGGTGAACAGTATAGAAGAGGATGTGACTGTACAGTACGGAGCAGATATTCACTCCAAAGAATTTGGCAGTGGCTTCCCAATGCTTGATGGCAAAACCGAGTTGACTCCAGAGGAGGAG GCGTATGCCACAAGTGGCTGGAACTTGAATGTTATGCCAGTGCTTGAGCAGTCTGTCTTGTGTCACATCAATGCTGACATCTCTGGGATGAAGGTGCCCTGGCTGTATGTGGGCATGGTGTTCTCTGCTTTCTGTTGGCATATTGAGGATCACTGGAGCTATTCCATCAACTACCTGCACTG GGGAGAGCCCAAGACCTGGTATGGGGTGCCGTCTTCTGCTGCTGAACAACTTGAAGAGGTTATGAAGAAGTTGACTCCAGAACTCTTTGAAAGTCAGCCCGATCTTCTTCACCAGCTGGTCACACTCATGAACCCCAACACCTTGATGGCACATGGGGTGCCG GTTGTGCGGACAAACCAATGCGCTGGAGAATTTGTAATTACCTTTCCGAGAGCTTATCACAGTGGCTTCAACCAGGGTTACAACTTTGCTGAGGCAGTCAATTTCTGCACTGCTGACTGG CTTACAGCCGGCCGAAAATGTATTGAACATTACCGGAGGCTCCGGCGATACTGCGTCTTCTCCCATGAAGAGCTAATGTGCAAGATGGCTGCATGTCCGGAGAGACTGGACCTCAGTTTGGCTGCTGCAGTGCACAAGGAGATGCTTATTCTGGTGCAGGAAGAACGGAGACTGCGCAAGTCCTTGATGGAGCGAGGCATTACAGAGGCTGAGCGGGAAGCCTTCGAGTTGCTCCCTGATGATGAAAGGCAGTGTCAGAAGTGCAAGACCACCTGCTTTCTTTCTGCATTGGCATGCTATAATTGTCCTCAAGGCCTTGTGTGCCTGTATCACATTGACGACTTGTGCCAGTGCCCAGCAGCCCGTCAGTATCTCAG GTACCGCTACACTCTTGATGAGTTGCCAGCCATGTTATACAAGTTAAAAATTCGGGCTGAATCCTTTGACACTTGGGCAAACAAAGTAAGACGGGCCTTGGAGCTTCAGAACGGTGCTAAAATAG CAGAACTGGAACAGCTGCAGGTTCTTGCAAAAGAAGCTTCTGACAAAAGGTTTGCGGAGAATGAGATGCTTCATGAACTAAAAGGCACTATTAAAGAGGCCGACTCTTGCATCAGTGAGGCCCAGAAGGTTCTTGGTGCTCCTCAGCCTTCAAG gaCTAATTCTACAGTAGTGTCTCTGGACAGTTTGCATAAGCTCATACGACGTATCCAAGCTCTTCCATGTGCCCTGGATCAGCTGGCGCCACTACAG GAACTTCTGGAAAAGGCTGAGGTATTACAAAAGGAAGCAAAGAATTGCTTACAGTCTCTCCCAGACAGTGCGCCCCAGATGCAGGAGTTGTTGGAGCGCTGTGATGCTTTTGGTGTGCAGTTGCCTGAAGCTGTACAGCTGGCAAGGCATTTGCGTCAAGGGCAGTGGTTATCGCGGGTACGAGCAGCCCTCGTTGCAGGACGTTCGGGCACGCTCCAGGAGATGCGGGCATTGTTACAAGAAGCTGGTGAAGTGGCTGAAAGCCCTGCAGTGGAGAAGGCTCGTAGTGAGCTGCAAGAACTCATCTCCATTGCGCTCCGCTGGGAAGAAAAGGCTCAGATGTGCTTAGAAGCAAG GCAGAAGCATCCGCCTGCAACTCTTGAGGCAATCATTAAGGAAGCGGAGAACATTCCAGTACAACTTCCCAATACAATAAGTTTAAAGGAGGCCCTCTGCAAGGCCCGAGCCTGGAGTGCCGATGTGGACGAGATTCAG AATGGAGATCACTATCCCTGCCTCGATGACTTGGAGGGACTGGTTGCTGTGGGTCGAGACCTCCCAGTGAAAATGGATGAACTTCATCAATTGGAAGTGCAAGTGGCCGCAGCTCATTCCTGGCGGGACAAAGCAACGAAAACCTTCCTGAAGAAGAACTCTTCTTATAGTCTTCTAGAG GTGCTGTGCCCAAGTGCGGATGTTTCTTCAGGTACTGGCAAGAGGTCCCAGTGGAGGAAAGAGCGAGAACATGGCTTGTATCGATCTGATATAGAGAGCCTGGGGCTGTCCGCACAAGATCTGCGGGATCCTGGGTGCATT GTCCTGGCCTTTAAAGAAGGAGAGCAGAAGGAGAAGGCAGGAATTCTAAGACTACGGACTATGAACTCCTCGCTGGAGAGAGGTTGTGTCTGCGTGTGTGGAGAACCTCCCGGGGAGCTTATGCTGCGCTGTGAGCTTTGCCAGGACTTGTTTCATGGGCTGTGTGTACCTGGGCCCAGACTTTCTTCTCATCGTGTGGCACATGCTTCGCCATCTCTGGCATGGTGGGAATGGGACAGTCGGTTTCTGTGTCCACTCTGTGTGCGCTCACGGCGGCCACGGCTTCAGACTATACTTTCTTTGTTGGTTGCTCTTCAGAAACTGTCAGTGCGCTTACCGGAAGGAGAAGCACTACAGTGTTTAACTGAGAGAGCAATGAGCTGGCAGGATCGAGCGCGCAGGGTACTGGCAACACCAGAAATAGCCAACGCTGCTACAACACTGGCGGAGAGAAGACAGCGGTTACAAAATTCTAAGGACCCACAGGCACTAAGGGAGACGACACGTAATGAGCAGAACCCT GTTCCCCATGAAAATGGAGATGGTCATTCAGAGAATGGCACGTGTGTGATGCCAG ATCTAGATGCCATGGCAGCCCTGCTCCCACGTATCGACAGGACGTCAGTTCTGGATATTTCTATTGGGTCTCGAGCTTTGCTGGAGGACCTCATGTTGGAAGGGGACCTACTTGAAGTGACACTTGAAGAAGAACTTACTATTTCGAGGCTACTACTAGCATCACAGACGCCGCCGGTGGAGAGACTGCGGACATTGATAGAG ATAGAACGGTGTGAGCGAAAAACCAGTCGACTGAAAGGAAAAGACcatgaaaagaagaaaaagagaagGAGTGAGAGGGCAGAAGGAGGTTACCTGCCCCCAACACTCCAGAAAGAGGAGCTGGGACCAAAGAGAAGCCGCAGCGACCGATCTCAGGACCTGACGGCAGAGAAGGAGAGTCCGAGGAAAGTTGGTGCTGAAAGTAATCAGAATGGAGAG